The Penaeus chinensis breed Huanghai No. 1 chromosome 39, ASM1920278v2, whole genome shotgun sequence genome has a segment encoding these proteins:
- the LOC125046927 gene encoding protein lap4-like isoform X3, translating to MFRCIPIFKGCNRHVEYVDKRHCSLGSVPDDIMRYARSLEEVLLDANHIRDLPKNFFRLHKLRRLGLSDNEISRLPPDIQNFENLVELDVSRNGKPCLHSS from the exons ATGTTTCGGTGTATCCCCATCTTCAAGGGATGTAACAGGCATGTGGAGTACGTGGATAAGCGGCACTGCTCGCTGGGGAGTGTGCCCGACGACATCATGCGCTACGCCCGCAGCCTCGAGGAGGTGCTGCTGGACGCCAACCACATCCGCGATCTGCCCAAG AACTTCTTCCGGCTGCACAAGTTGCGGCGGCTGGGCCTGAGCGATAACGAGATCTCGAGGCTGCCTCCGGACATCCAGAACTTCGAGAACCTGGTCGAGCTCGACGTCTCCAGAAATG